The following DNA comes from Camelina sativa cultivar DH55 chromosome 14, Cs, whole genome shotgun sequence.
TCTGCGTATAGTAAACCGTGAAAAGAGAGTAAGATAACGTTTACCATTTGATCCTCatttgattcttctctctcatCATTGGTCGTTGCAAAGCTGAAATCAACTGGACTCCTAAACTTTGCCAAGTAAGGGCAACCGCGAGTGAGGAAACTCCACACGACTTGTGAGATGTCTGTGACACAACTCAGAATCTGCCTAGACTTTTCTTTGATGTCTCTGTGTGAATTTGGGGTTTCAAGCGTAAGACATTTGGTGCATTTGTATGTAGTTTCTACAGATGATTCCATCGAAAACTTCAAGGCCAGATCTAACAAGGATTCTCCAGCATTTTTCCAGAAACTTGTGGCAGATATAGCAAAAGAAGGTTCTGCCGAAAAGAGATGGTGAGAAGCACAAGCAAGGAAGAAAGAGTAGGCTGCACTTATCCTGCTCATCTCAAAAGCCTTCCCCATGTCAGTTTCAGAATCAATGGAACGGATTTTGTAGGCAGTAGCCAGAGTAATGTAAGCATTCAAAGCAACGTGGTGACACGGATGTAACCACAGATGATGAGGCTGCGATGAATCTGCTCTGATTTGGATGCCGTGATGCAGCACACTTTCAATCTTTTCACAACATGTTTTGCGATTTACGTTGTCTGATAGAAAATCATCTATGGCTCCTTGGATATGATCAGACATCTTTCCCGCTGCTTTATCTGTGTTGGTGGTTCCATGAAAGTGACCAACAGTTGTTTTCTCAGGCTCCACGGCAACTACCCCCTGGATGAATGCATCATATATGTATTAGCTATCTTAAGAACCCTTCTTAAACAAGCTCCCAATTACTCAAACTCAAACTAAGACATGCAACATGAAGTCCAAAGAGATTGTCAAATTGTTGGCCAATCTATAACAAACATATTAATAAGCTGAAACTTCGTCAAAAGAGTTATGTTCTGAGGCCTCTGCTGTATGCACaacaattttgattaattaatacctctaaaatagagtccACATAAGCCGGAGGTGATGCCACACATCGTCCACAGTTACACATAAACCGATATTTCGACCACGAATCTGACTGCCTCAATCCCTAATGATAAAGAAAGGAATACACTTTTAGGCAGATAAACAATCTACCAAGCTAGAGAGTGATGATTTCTCTAAAGAACAAACCGTGGGTTGAAGAAGGTCCATATACGATACAGTGATCTCTTCACCACTCTTGATCTTCTTAATACTTCTAACAATCACCTTTGGTCCATACCCCACTGTTCTTCCCTGCAAAAAAGACTAAACATTAAAATGGAGATACATCCAAATACATTTCAAGTGACGAGTCTTATGAAACTAGTACCAACTTGTTCTTGCAAGGAGCAAAAAGCCTTGGATTGGATTCGAAGTTGGATGATGTTTCTGTGTTGGTGATGATGTGAGGAATGGTTTTAGCAAAGGCAAGAGCAGCTTGATACGACGTCGTGGTGTTGACGAAACGGTAGCAAGAGTTTGGAGAGCAGCTATGGTTAATCCAAGAGAATCTTGAATCATAAAGAGCGATTCCAAGAGCAAGTCCTGTGCTATCTTGCACCTCAACGGCGTTTGTTAGCACAGAGCATATGGCTGCTTCTTCCAGCTCTGTGTTTTCCCGGTTAGACCTCAGAACGGTGGCTATGCAACTGGCGGCGTTCTGGATAGCGACGGAGAGGGAAGGATCAGACATGAGACGATGGTGATTCGTGAGAAGGCCATTAAGACGGTGCGGCGACGAGGAAGTGACGAGGACGGTGGAATTGAGGAGACGGAGAGCTGTACGGATGTCGGAAGGGAGAATTGGGGATATCTCCGGCGGGAATTGTGGGGAATCGATGGGAGAATCGGTGAGGGAGCATGCGGCGGAGCAGTAGTGAGGGTGAGGCGGAGCTTGGGGGAGAAGGGAGAAACAGGAAGAGCAgtgagaggagaagaaggaatcgTAGAGAGAGGAAACGAGAGGAAAGAGTGGCGGATCAAATCTGTACCGATGTCGATGTCCTCCGCCGCGAGTATCTCCATCTCCGCCGTATATCACCGGTTTTACTCTGCTAGCTAGGATtcttattactatatatataatataagtaaatcAATTTGTCAGAATTTATATTTCTGAATACCGATGAGATTGATACAAGACAGTTTTTTTGATACAATTTATTAAATCAGACTCAGCcagatttttaactttttggatgagtttttaaaaatcattcaagtgattcatttaaattttaaataatctgTTAATTTATCATAAACGaacatcatttttttatctCCAATGAGATGATCCATCTTATTATAGAAACGAACAGAGCCATATAAATTCGAAGTTTCAAACTAAGGGGTTAGATTTAAGTAGGCATGAGCATTTGTGTATTTGGTTCCGGATATATCTACTTGGTTCTGGATATTTGGAGTATTTGAAGCAGATAagttatatagttttaatagATTTAGAAGTGtgatatgttattcaatcattgattttaaaatatttatcacgATTATGTGTTAttagttttatgatttataaattcttgttaaaatctcatgttattcatttaatgatttgtttttggacttcaaaatctatattatgttttaaatgaatttgaaaatgtaaaatagaaagatttAAATCTAAGAATAAAATCTAtcatttcaaaatccatgttaTTTCAATAACATTCATTCGATTATTTAGATTTTCAATTTAGATTTGGTTTGATTCTGGTTATTTTTCATATCTAAAATAGTAgaagtttattaattttgaaaaattgatttagTTTTGACTAATCTGTTTAAAAAGTTCCGGATATTTTGGTCTAAAGTTGATATTTATAGATTTATAATTGTCATTTTGGtaattatgttatatttattctaaatttctaattataattaatattcagACATATAATGTGGGATAATTCTGATATATATTCGGTTCTCGATTTGATATTGGTTCGGGTTCTGGTTCTTTCGTTTCCCAAATTGGCAAATTTAGTCTCCATTCGGTTAGCTCATCAGTTctgatatttaaaaaacaaaattcgcTAATAAGACTAGGTTACGATATGGTTCAGTTTGTGATTGattattttggttcggtttaacaAACTGAACATACCCCAGTTTGATGAGGAGTTTGCCtcttaaaataagaaaaatgactTGTTAGTCAGTGTGTTACACACATTTGTATAGGAAAACTAATCACTTCGCGGATGGGTTAGCAAACTATGCCTTTACTTTACTACCGTTGGGTTTTCATGCTTTTAAAACTATCTTGAACCTTTATTGAGGGAGGATtgtaattttttcctttttaataaaactacTGGGGATCTCCCCTGgtcttttactaaaaaaaagaaaaaatggctGGTACcatatatgaatatattgactacatatatgaatatattgaCTATGTACCTAGCAACAATTGACAAGGGCTTTTGTCACAAGGGATTGTTCATAGATGAATACGGTTTTCTTGGTTTCTCATATTTATTGCTTCACTTGCAAAGAATTCTCAATACGTTGAACGAGTTGGTTCGCTGGCAACGCACCCTCCTGCCAGAACACCAAAAGCAAACATGTCATGGAAAGTTAGGAAtgttaactaaaacaaaacaactcttTTCTACTCTGGTTGGTGTTGAAGAACTTACGAAACGGTCCCAGAGTTTTCCATCTTTGAATAAGATGAATGTGGGTAAAGCCTCAATCTGGTATTTGTTAGCAAGACTTGGGTACTTCTCAGTATCAATTTTCACAACTGCAATCTTATCTTTCAGAGTTTCACTCACTTCATTAAGTATAGGTACCATAAGCTGACATGGACCACACctgcaaaaaaaacacacacaactcTGTAACCATATGAGAGAACGAAACATGAAACTTACAGAGACATATTGATATGTTAACAAATTGATTGGAACTGAACATAACTTACCATGTGGCATAGAAGTCTACTAGTAAAGGTTTGTGAGAGTTCTGCAACAAATCATCGAAAGAGTTGAAAGTTTGCTTCTTTGCTCTAACCTGCATCAAACCATCGCGCCACAAAGTTGGTCAATATGAACACtcttacacacacacacacaaaaaaaaccagaTGAGCAAGCAATTTTAGCCATACTTGTACTAGAATTAGAAGTAAACAACATTACATCAGAACTATACACTAACATATATAATGACAAACACTTTCACAATGCTCATTGTCTAATTACAAATACTGATTCTTCCTTCAGATTACACAGAACATCTAACACCATGAAGCTATTCATTCAAAATGTGTTGGAACCAAGTCTCTAATGTTGTATATATTTCTGACTAATACAACATTTAATCAAAGTGTTacactctctttctttgtttcaattGGAATCAATCTCAGTGTTACATTATGTAAACTAAACATTACTGATTCTAACATTAGATATAAACAATGAATAATatgaaaaacacacaaacaccaTGAAGCTACCGCTGGGTCATGGTTAAATCTTAAGAAACCAAGACATGAAGAACAAAATTTAATTCGTTCCAAAAAGCACAGGACAGTTCTACAAGGAAATAGAAAGATAGATTCATCAAATCGAGTGAATGAAGAGCTCACAGCGAGTGAAGGGAAGCGAttcgacgacgacgacgacggtgATTGAACACTCTTGAACCGGCGAATCTGAGCAGGTAAGCGCAGAAATGAGAGAGAAGATAGCGTCGATGAAGGTGAAACGGAGTTAGAAGATTCCGGTGAGAAACGAGGATAGGCAAAGGCGGTGGGGAGAGAAATCGCCATTGAAAAAGAAGCTTCCGTGAAATTAATAACTTAGAGAAATTGTGACATTTCCGATTTGGATAACAAATCCGATTTGTAAGGAGAAAGTCAGAAGACGACGAGACAAATATATTTAGGGGTTCAGTTAACCGGTAGGATAAATAGGACTGAACCGATCAGTTTGCGGTTTGATCCCAAAAACTGAtcgtttaattgttttgttcaCTCTATTAGAGTTACCTGATGATCCGTTTGCAATCTATATTATTACTAGGTTTGAGCCGGTGGTACACtatagaataatttttttaaaaaaaatttgaatatattataaatagatcaaatttctttgagttttaatataaatgttacattgttatatatgtgtgttcttacagtaattaataaaaaggttaagatagatatttattatatattaaaataactcaaatgtgaAATAATCTATATCTGAATATACTTGTTTAGttacaaaaattctaaaacaatttttaaaatatatatctgtttataaaaattcaaatcacatcatatactaaataaaatctaaaattttattaacttaatgtattaaatagtaatttaaataattaaatataagattaaataaatatgaaaggagaattatattttaatctaacatattgctttaaattaggtagatagattttaggaaattaatatcatcaaataaggaaatcattgtgtttggttgtaaggattgtagagaatttagttgagacttgtttggatacagagataagagaggatgacacaaaaatgaacttcaaaaatgttaagatagatttttgaagtacattttgtgttatgcccttgaagttttggttatttaattgttttatttacaacattaacccctaaaacaattccataaataacattgcatagaaaatcaaatataaactttcttaaattgaccaacatttgttacatttattgccataaaatcttaacaacatctatacattccgatttttctaaaaacaactctacccattaaaattttaaaccattaaatcttctaaactattttttatggatgctagaatctctcaaatttaaatgatatacaatatattttccataacaaaagtttacaatctcNAGGATAAATAGGACTGAACCGATCAGTTTGCGGTTTGATCCCAAAAACTGAtcgtttaattgttttgttcaCTCTATTAGAGTTACCTGATGATCCGTTTGCAATCTATATTATTACTAGGTTTGAGCCGGTGGTACACtatagaataatttttttaaaaaaaatttgaatatattataaatagatcaaatttctttgagttttaatataaatgttacattgttatatatgtgtgttcttacagtaattaataaaaaggttaagatagatatttattatatattaaaataactcaaatgtgaAATAATCTATATCTGAATATACTTGTTTAGttacaaaaattctaaaacaatttttaaaatatatatctgtttataaaaattcaaatcacatcatatactaaataaaatctaaaattttattaacttaatgtattaaatagtaatttaaataattaaatataagattaaataaatatgaaaggagaattatattttaatctaacatattgctttaaattaggtagatagattttaggaaattaatatcatcaaataaggaaatcattgtgtttggttgtaaggattgtagagaatttagttgagacttgtttggatacagagataagagaggatgacacaaaaatgaacttcaaaaatgttaagatagatttttgaagtacattttgtgttatgcccttgaagttttggttatttaattgttttatttacaacattaacccctaaaacaattccataaataacattgcatagaaaatcaaatataaactttcttaaattgaccaacatttgttacatttattgccataaaatcttaacaacatctatacattccgatttttctaaaaacaactctacccattaaaattttaaaccattaaatcttctaaactattttttatggatgctagaatctctcaaatttaaatgatatacaatatattttccataacaaaagtttacaatctccataattatattaacattaataaattttctaaaccgaaaatcaaattttagaatgatttgaaaaccaatattcacaaatatttaactttagcaagaagacatacatttaattcaatatatattttatttagaaactgaatattgtttggtaataatataaacaactaaaaacggaatacaattaaattttgcttttattggTCTCGATAAAAGACTCCTTCATCATCAAGcatatttagatatataaatatcaacttcaaaaactatacaaaacatCTACAACCAAAACCTACAACCTCATATCTAAAAGAGAAATGGctgcaacatttgtttttttgagagATGTCCGCCCTTACAAGACGGCATGGAGGATGCAAGTGAAAGTCCTTCACTTGTGGCGTCAATACACAAGCAACACTGCAGAAACTCTGGTGCTGATCTTGGCACTgtaagaatcacacaaaaacataatttccaTTATTNtagaaaatcaaatataaactttcttaaattgaccaacatttgttacatttattgccataaaatcttaacaacatctatacattccgatttttctaaaaacaactctacccattaaaattttaaaccattaaatcttctaaactattttttatggatgctagaatctctcaaatttaaatgatatacaatatattttccataacaaaagtttacaatctccataattatattaacattaataaattttctaaaccgaaaatcaaattttagaatgatttgaaaaccaatattcacaaatatttaactttagcaagaagacatacatttaattcaatatatattttatttagaaactgaatattgttt
Coding sequences within:
- the LOC104742124 gene encoding LOW QUALITY PROTEIN: protein SET DOMAIN GROUP 41-like (The sequence of the model RefSeq protein was modified relative to this genomic sequence to represent the inferred CDS: inserted 1 base in 1 codon), coding for MEILAAEDIDIGTDLXPPLFPLVSSLYDSFFSSHCSSCFSLLPQAPPHPHYCSAACSLTDSPIDSPQFPPEISPILPSDIRTALRLLNSTVLVTSSSPHRLNGLLTNHHRLMSDPSLSVAIQNAASCIATVLRSNRENTELEEAAICSVLTNAVEVQDSTGLALGIALYDSRFSWINHSCSPNSCYRFVNTTTSYQAALAFAKTIPHIITNTETSSNFESNPRLFAPCKNKLGRTVGYGPKVIVRSIKKIKSGEEITVSYMDLLQPTGLRQSDSWSKYRFMCNCGRCVASPPAYVDSILEGVVAVEPEKTTVGHFHGTTNTDKAAGKMSDHIQGAIDDFLSDNVNRKTCCEKIESVLHHGIQIRADSSQPHHLWLHPCHHVALNAYITLATAYKIRSIDSETDMGKAFEMSRISAAYSFFLACASHHLFSAEPSFAISATSFWKNAGESLLDLALKFSMESSVETTYKCTKCLTLETPNSHRDIKEKSRQILSCVTDISQVVWSFLTRGCPYLAKFRSPVDFSFATTNDEREESNEDQMVNVILLSFHGLLYADLLTDLCYGQKSHWVSRCLV
- the LOC104742126 gene encoding thioredoxin Y2, chloroplastic, with translation MAISLPTAFAYPRFSPESSNSVSPSSTLSSLSFLRLPAQIRRFKSVQSPSSSSSNRFPSLAVRAKKQTFNSFDDLLQNSHKPLLVDFYATWCGPCQLMVPILNEVSETLKDKIAVVKIDTEKYPSLANKYQIEALPTFILFKDGKLWDRFEGALPANQLVQRIENSLQVKQ